From the genome of Bordetella sp. H567, one region includes:
- a CDS encoding amidase family protein: protein MLLPFRAAALPANVADFTLTQAIAALRRRAIQPRDLVDATQRRHAQYRDFGAFIATAYDAELERSHGAMQGDALAPVSLQGLPIAVKDNVHVAGFANTAGTPGLQGFRPARDATLVHRLREAGALFVGKTNMHELSLGVTSHNACFGDVRNARDPSRLAGGSSGGSAVAVALGMAYAAIGTDTAGSIRIPAALNGIVGLRPTVGRYPGDGVAPVSPTRDTPGPMARTVADVALLDQVITGSQRPVVAARPERIRLGVVPDFFLEGLDAQVQRLTQAALQRLRDSGVCVIDLHMPGLAELSETTGAAIGFAEFWPAMERYLRSHGTGVSMAELARDAASGDVRALIENFIAPRSPHRVCPERYETAIRVHRPALRRMFLEQFCRHKLDGIVLPTTITVAGPLAATHGIVALNDQPVSANYAYLRNTLPASNAGLPGLAMPAGYTAQGHAVGIEIDGPPHGDRQLLAVGLTVEAILSVPARGMSRECDRS, encoded by the coding sequence GTGCTACTGCCGTTTCGCGCCGCGGCGCTGCCCGCGAATGTTGCCGATTTCACGCTCACCCAGGCGATCGCGGCCCTGCGCCGGCGCGCCATACAGCCGCGCGACCTGGTCGATGCGACGCAACGCCGCCATGCGCAATACCGGGACTTCGGCGCCTTCATTGCAACGGCATACGACGCCGAACTGGAACGGTCCCATGGCGCGATGCAGGGCGACGCGCTGGCGCCCGTATCCCTGCAGGGGCTGCCCATCGCAGTGAAAGATAACGTGCATGTGGCGGGCTTCGCCAATACCGCCGGGACGCCAGGATTGCAGGGGTTCCGGCCGGCGCGGGACGCCACGCTGGTCCACCGCTTGCGCGAGGCCGGCGCGCTGTTTGTCGGCAAGACCAACATGCATGAATTGTCCTTGGGCGTGACCTCGCACAACGCCTGCTTCGGCGATGTGCGCAACGCCCGCGATCCATCGCGGCTGGCCGGTGGTTCCAGCGGCGGCAGCGCGGTGGCCGTGGCGCTCGGGATGGCCTACGCCGCGATCGGCACGGATACCGCGGGATCGATCCGCATTCCTGCCGCATTGAACGGCATCGTCGGGCTGCGTCCCACCGTGGGCCGATATCCCGGCGACGGCGTGGCGCCGGTCAGTCCCACGCGGGACACACCGGGCCCCATGGCGCGCACCGTGGCGGACGTCGCCTTGCTGGACCAGGTCATTACGGGTTCGCAGCGGCCGGTGGTGGCGGCCAGGCCGGAACGCATACGGCTGGGCGTGGTGCCCGATTTCTTCCTGGAAGGACTGGACGCCCAAGTGCAGCGGCTGACGCAGGCGGCGCTGCAACGCCTGCGCGACAGCGGCGTGTGCGTGATCGACCTGCACATGCCCGGGCTGGCGGAACTCAGTGAAACCACGGGCGCGGCCATCGGCTTCGCGGAGTTCTGGCCCGCCATGGAACGCTATCTGCGCAGCCATGGAACCGGCGTGTCGATGGCGGAACTGGCGCGCGATGCCGCAAGCGGCGATGTCCGCGCACTCATCGAGAACTTCATCGCGCCACGATCGCCGCACCGCGTCTGCCCCGAACGCTACGAAACCGCGATCCGCGTACACCGCCCGGCACTGCGGCGCATGTTCCTGGAGCAGTTCTGCCGGCACAAGCTGGACGGCATCGTCCTGCCGACCACCATCACCGTCGCGGGGCCGCTCGCGGCCACCCATGGCATTGTCGCGCTGAACGACCAGCCCGTCTCGGCCAACTATGCCTACTTGCGCAATACGCTGCCCGCCAGCAATGCCGGGCTGCCCGGCCTGGCCATGCCGGCGGGATATACCGCGCAGGGCCATGCCGTGGGCATCGAAATCGACGGCCCGCCGCATGGCGACCGCCAGCTGCTGGCCGTGGGGCTGACCGTGGAGGCCATCCTCTCCGTTCCCGCGCGGGGCATGTCCCGCGAATGCGACCGCTCCTGA
- a CDS encoding MFS transporter, which translates to MPWPSGASAAAPRHLSLLVALTSVCGFVATDIFLPAVPALSAVYARGATDIQALFSVFLYAMAVGQLIHGPLSDAIGRRIPLLASLAAYALGSLAIPYTEHYDAVLFWRALQAAGACGAIVVGRAIAADFHQGDSLRNFFLGVSIVVGMSPALAPVLGQLLYAALGWQACFLFTAAFGAALGLLVYATLPESLPRPAPSPAWARGALAAYRTVLRTPDFRLNAAIIAVSQAAYFAYLSESAFLLLAQGVPASGLGYAYISLSLAYVAGNIVARALAPRIGSAALYRQGCSLFLGAGVALGAGLALLPASTLLLLAGVSTLTFANGFLLPLGTAAAIGAVPGHAASASGLAGFLQLSCAALAAQMIGPLTGHRPAAFGCAMLGFGVANFALYLALRKRLA; encoded by the coding sequence ATGCCATGGCCTAGCGGCGCATCGGCGGCCGCGCCGCGCCATCTGTCTCTGCTGGTCGCCCTGACGTCCGTGTGCGGCTTCGTCGCCACGGACATCTTCCTGCCCGCCGTGCCTGCCCTGTCGGCGGTCTACGCCCGCGGGGCCACCGACATCCAGGCCTTGTTCAGCGTGTTCCTGTATGCCATGGCCGTGGGCCAATTGATCCATGGACCGCTGTCGGACGCGATCGGGCGGCGTATTCCCCTGCTGGCGTCGCTGGCCGCGTACGCCCTTGGGTCCCTGGCCATTCCCTATACCGAGCACTACGACGCGGTGCTGTTCTGGCGCGCGCTGCAGGCCGCCGGCGCCTGCGGCGCCATCGTGGTCGGCCGCGCCATCGCGGCCGATTTCCATCAGGGCGACAGCTTGCGCAACTTCTTCCTGGGCGTATCGATCGTGGTCGGCATGTCGCCCGCGCTTGCCCCGGTGCTGGGACAGCTGCTCTACGCCGCGCTGGGCTGGCAGGCATGCTTTCTCTTCACCGCCGCGTTCGGGGCCGCGCTGGGGCTGCTGGTCTATGCGACCTTGCCCGAAAGCCTGCCCAGGCCGGCGCCCTCGCCAGCATGGGCGCGCGGCGCGCTGGCTGCCTACCGCACGGTGCTGCGGACGCCGGACTTCCGCCTCAACGCTGCCATCATCGCGGTATCGCAAGCGGCCTATTTCGCCTACCTGTCGGAATCGGCCTTTCTGTTGCTGGCGCAGGGCGTGCCGGCAAGCGGGCTGGGCTATGCCTATATCAGCCTGTCGCTCGCGTATGTGGCGGGCAATATCGTCGCCCGCGCGCTGGCGCCGCGCATCGGCAGCGCGGCGCTGTACCGCCAGGGCTGCAGCCTGTTCCTGGGCGCCGGCGTGGCCCTGGGCGCCGGCCTGGCGCTGTTGCCGGCGTCCACGCTGCTTCTGCTGGCCGGTGTATCCACGCTGACCTTCGCCAACGGTTTCCTGTTGCCGCTGGGCACCGCGGCCGCGATCGGCGCCGTGCCGGGCCACGCCGCCAGCGCGTCGGGTCTGGCCGGCTTCCTGCAGCTTTCGTGCGCGGCACTGGCCGCGCAAATGATCGGCCCGCTGACGGGGCATCGGCCAGCCGCGTTCGGCTGCGCCATGCTGGGGTTCGGCGTGGCCAACTTCGCGCTTTATCTCGCGCTTCGCAAGCGCCTTGCTTGA
- a CDS encoding amino acid adenylation domain-containing protein, translating into MSFPLDHFDLASRALPAHPAIRQGHQACSYAELRIASDRVAARLHALGAGPGTMVGIALDRSIEWVVAMLGILKCGAAYLPLDPSYPEDRLALYIADSQARYVIGDSEHRGFGAPETLAIEVLAAPSAAGDEPSILAGTAADGGHPAYLLYTSGSTGRPKGVVVSRDALAYHMNWFIREFACSAEDVFLHKTPTAFDASVWEYLAPLMVGATMVIADNTPQAIAHAARQHGATLLQAVPAMLHALAEPAALRDLASLRLLFSGGEPLPRPLVRRIQAHLPIPVVNLYGPTEATVQCAFHICTPGDTDTRDPVPLGRPLPGTTFHIDAADGTDGAGELIIDGPGVASGYHGQPGLTAARFGASDTGGRTYRSGDRVRRDAQGDYVFLGRTDNQVKLRGLRIELEEIEHALARSTPALRGAVAIVNDAQQIEVFLDIDAADWDEAAARQAMASALPGFMQPLVYTRLARFPVLPNGKRDRAAVRALSTARAVPAAPPDATQAPGAATADAVSGTRDAAAHDVAARVRAAWSGLLPHGSGDDSHFFRAGGHSLLAMQLIATVNRDFDLQLSASALFAQPTLGALIRMVEAAVHDAGTRPLPMAAARLGGPAGAQPVWFVHPAGGGIWCYRDIAESAQAMESYGIACEPLDDGGAYETDLRRMARRYAEHVLARQPDGPLVLCGYSFGGNVAYEMAVHLQSQGKVPALLVLLDTYISRPTGADTLDFIASYARKLVNGGAQAPTRNALAAMPVGQRNVLLRDMGIRGGHLPADATLRDVEQGLAMWIANNQAAETHTPRDAFEGQSLFIRCTGNTRDSLQGWPALLKWLHVQDVPADHYTVYRQPVAASVAVLIEAAIQRSTQRTAHAMA; encoded by the coding sequence ATGTCCTTCCCTCTCGATCACTTCGATCTTGCCTCGCGCGCCTTGCCGGCCCATCCCGCCATCCGGCAAGGCCACCAGGCCTGCTCCTACGCGGAACTACGAATCGCCTCCGACCGGGTGGCGGCCCGCCTGCACGCACTGGGCGCCGGCCCGGGCACCATGGTGGGCATCGCGCTGGACCGCTCCATCGAATGGGTGGTGGCGATGCTGGGTATCCTGAAATGCGGCGCGGCGTACTTGCCGCTGGATCCTTCCTACCCGGAAGACCGGCTGGCCTTGTACATCGCGGACAGCCAAGCCCGCTACGTCATCGGCGACAGCGAGCATCGCGGCTTCGGCGCGCCGGAGACGCTGGCCATCGAGGTCCTTGCGGCGCCGTCCGCGGCCGGGGACGAACCAAGCATCCTGGCCGGCACAGCGGCCGATGGCGGGCACCCCGCCTACCTGCTCTATACGTCCGGCTCCACCGGCCGGCCCAAGGGCGTCGTGGTTTCCCGCGACGCCCTGGCCTACCACATGAACTGGTTCATCCGCGAATTCGCGTGCAGCGCCGAAGACGTGTTCCTCCACAAAACCCCCACGGCCTTCGACGCGTCGGTCTGGGAGTATTTGGCGCCGCTGATGGTCGGCGCCACCATGGTCATCGCCGACAACACGCCGCAGGCCATCGCGCATGCGGCACGCCAGCACGGCGCCACCCTGCTGCAAGCCGTGCCCGCCATGCTGCACGCGCTGGCCGAACCCGCGGCGCTGCGCGACCTGGCCAGCCTGCGCCTGCTGTTCAGCGGCGGCGAACCCTTGCCGCGGCCGCTGGTGCGCCGCATCCAGGCCCATCTGCCCATCCCGGTCGTCAATCTCTACGGGCCGACCGAAGCCACCGTGCAATGCGCCTTCCATATCTGCACGCCCGGCGACACCGATACGCGCGACCCGGTCCCGCTGGGCCGTCCGCTGCCGGGCACGACCTTTCACATCGATGCGGCCGACGGGACGGATGGTGCGGGCGAATTGATCATCGACGGGCCCGGCGTGGCCAGCGGCTACCACGGCCAGCCGGGATTGACCGCGGCGCGCTTCGGCGCATCGGATACCGGCGGCCGCACCTACCGCTCGGGCGACCGCGTCCGGCGCGACGCCCAGGGCGATTATGTCTTCCTGGGACGCACCGACAACCAGGTCAAGCTGCGCGGACTGCGGATCGAACTGGAAGAGATCGAACATGCGCTCGCGCGATCGACACCGGCGCTGCGCGGCGCCGTCGCCATCGTCAACGATGCGCAGCAGATCGAAGTGTTCCTGGATATCGATGCGGCCGACTGGGACGAGGCCGCCGCGCGGCAGGCCATGGCGTCGGCGCTGCCCGGCTTCATGCAACCGCTGGTCTATACCCGGCTGGCACGGTTTCCGGTATTGCCCAACGGCAAGCGGGACCGCGCCGCCGTACGGGCGCTCAGCACCGCGCGCGCGGTGCCCGCGGCCCCGCCGGACGCCACGCAAGCGCCTGGGGCAGCCACGGCCGATGCCGTATCCGGTACGCGAGACGCGGCCGCGCACGACGTGGCGGCGCGTGTGCGGGCCGCCTGGTCCGGATTGCTGCCGCATGGCAGCGGCGACGACAGCCATTTCTTCCGTGCCGGTGGCCACTCCCTGCTTGCCATGCAGTTGATCGCCACGGTGAACCGGGACTTCGATCTGCAGCTGTCGGCCAGCGCCTTGTTCGCACAGCCCACGCTGGGCGCCTTGATCCGGATGGTGGAAGCCGCCGTCCACGACGCCGGCACGCGCCCGCTGCCGATGGCGGCCGCCAGGCTGGGTGGACCGGCAGGCGCGCAACCGGTGTGGTTCGTGCATCCGGCCGGCGGCGGCATCTGGTGCTACCGGGACATCGCGGAATCCGCGCAGGCCATGGAATCCTACGGCATCGCGTGCGAGCCGCTGGACGACGGCGGCGCCTATGAAACCGACCTGCGGCGCATGGCGCGACGCTATGCCGAACACGTGCTGGCACGGCAGCCGGACGGCCCGCTGGTGCTGTGCGGCTACAGCTTCGGCGGCAATGTCGCCTACGAGATGGCCGTCCACCTGCAGTCGCAAGGCAAGGTGCCGGCCTTGCTGGTGCTGCTGGATACCTACATCAGCCGGCCCACCGGCGCGGATACCCTGGACTTCATCGCCAGTTATGCGCGCAAGCTGGTCAACGGCGGCGCGCAGGCGCCGACCCGCAACGCGCTGGCCGCCATGCCGGTCGGCCAGCGCAATGTGCTGCTGCGGGATATGGGCATCCGTGGCGGGCACCTGCCCGCGGACGCCACGCTGCGCGACGTCGAACAGGGCCTGGCCATGTGGATCGCCAACAACCAGGCGGCAGAAACGCACACGCCGCGCGACGCCTTCGAAGGCCAGTCGCTGTTCATACGTTGCACCGGCAACACCCGCGACAGCCTGCAAGGATGGCCGGCCCTGTTGAAGTGGCTGCACGTGCAGGACGTGCCCGCCGACCACTACACGGTATATCGGCAACCGGTTGCCGCGTCCGTCGCCGTCCTGATCGAAGCCGCGATCCAGCGTTCGACGCAGAGGACGGCCCATGCCATGGCCTAG
- a CDS encoding tripartite tricarboxylate transporter permease produces MELLQNLALGFSVAVSPENLLYALLGCILGTLVGVLPGLGPVPTIAMLLPITYVLPPIAGLIMLAGIYYGTQYGGSTTAILVNLPGETSAVVTTLDGHQMARNGRGGAALALAAIGSFFAGTVATTIIAAFAPPLAEVAFKFGPAEYFSLMALGLIGAVVLASGSIVKAIAMIILGLLLGMVGTDVNSGVARYDFGIPELQDGIDFAIVAMGVFGFAEIMTNLELKDKRVEISDKVGSLYPSRREFREAAPAILRGTALGSCLGILPGGGATLSAFASYTLEKKVSRQPERFGKGHPAGLAGPESANNAGAQTSFIPLLTLGIPGNAVMALMVGAMTIHNIQPGPQVMSSHPDLFWGLIVSMWIGNLMLVILNLPLVGLWIKLLKVPYRILFPAILVFCTIGVYSLNYNAFDIFVTAVFGAVGYLWAKLKCEGAPLLLGLVLGPMMEENFRRALLLSRGDFLTFVQRPLSASLLGAALALVVIVALPAIRKKREETFVEET; encoded by the coding sequence GTGGAGCTTCTACAGAATCTTGCACTTGGCTTTTCCGTGGCCGTCTCGCCGGAAAACCTTCTCTATGCGCTGCTCGGCTGCATCCTCGGCACTCTGGTGGGCGTGTTGCCCGGCCTGGGGCCCGTGCCGACGATCGCGATGCTGCTGCCCATCACCTATGTGCTGCCGCCCATCGCCGGCCTGATCATGCTGGCGGGGATTTACTACGGGACGCAGTATGGCGGCTCCACCACGGCCATCCTGGTGAATCTCCCGGGCGAAACCTCGGCGGTGGTCACCACGCTGGACGGCCACCAGATGGCCCGCAACGGGCGCGGTGGGGCCGCGCTGGCCCTGGCCGCCATCGGCTCTTTCTTCGCCGGCACGGTGGCCACCACCATCATCGCGGCGTTTGCCCCGCCGTTGGCCGAAGTGGCGTTCAAGTTCGGCCCGGCCGAGTATTTCTCGCTGATGGCGTTGGGGCTGATCGGTGCCGTGGTGCTGGCGTCCGGATCCATCGTCAAGGCCATCGCCATGATCATCCTGGGCCTGCTGCTGGGCATGGTCGGCACGGACGTCAATTCTGGTGTCGCGCGCTACGACTTCGGCATTCCCGAACTGCAGGACGGCATCGATTTCGCCATCGTGGCCATGGGCGTGTTCGGCTTCGCCGAAATCATGACCAACCTCGAATTGAAGGACAAGCGCGTCGAGATCTCCGACAAGGTGGGCTCGCTCTATCCCAGCCGGCGCGAATTCCGCGAGGCGGCGCCGGCCATCCTGCGAGGCACGGCGCTCGGGTCCTGCCTGGGCATCCTGCCCGGCGGCGGGGCGACACTGTCGGCATTCGCGTCCTACACGCTGGAGAAGAAGGTATCGCGCCAGCCGGAGCGCTTCGGCAAGGGGCATCCGGCCGGACTGGCCGGGCCGGAATCCGCCAACAACGCGGGCGCGCAGACGTCGTTCATTCCGCTGCTGACGCTGGGCATTCCGGGCAACGCGGTGATGGCGCTGATGGTGGGCGCCATGACGATCCACAACATCCAGCCCGGGCCGCAGGTCATGTCCAGCCACCCGGACCTGTTCTGGGGCCTGATCGTGTCGATGTGGATCGGCAACCTGATGCTGGTGATATTGAACCTGCCGCTGGTGGGCCTGTGGATCAAGCTGCTCAAGGTGCCGTACCGGATCCTCTTTCCCGCCATTCTGGTGTTCTGCACCATAGGCGTCTATTCCTTGAACTACAACGCCTTCGATATCTTCGTCACGGCGGTATTCGGCGCCGTCGGATATCTCTGGGCCAAGCTCAAGTGCGAAGGTGCGCCGCTGCTGTTGGGCCTGGTCCTGGGCCCGATGATGGAAGAAAACTTCCGCCGCGCGCTGCTGCTGTCGCGCGGCGACTTCCTTACCTTCGTCCAGCGCCCGCTGTCGGCCAGCCTGCTTGGCGCCGCGCTGGCGCTGGTGGTCATCGTCGCGCTGCCCGCGATACGCAAAAAGCGCGAGGAAACCTTCGTCGAGGAAACCTAG
- a CDS encoding 7TM-DISM domain-containing protein has product MATHAGAADMLPLPSAQEFALPLRSSAMVYEDRTGTLDFDQVRKLADENPDFFHPAESRMRTNTHPHSAWWLSIAMTNTTGAARRLVLVAGAPHLENVDFYLRQGNEIRHARAGTLVPILQQADLGRFPILPFVMAPGETVSVWVKIKSHSPSALNPVLYTSRLYSAAVTMTTSADGVLVGVAGALVWCMLLAGVITRRGQFVWIAVIAAAALWREATAREYLQRLLWPLDGTWGYRLELTLDVVYLVLCAMFVRSAARRDTAPIPGARVYPAVAAMLAGCLLLAMLLPRGPARLPLPVAVGLFQALCCAFAAYMLVSAMLLARRARTALSPPLPRGASSTALLLGLSACFIAADGLIRTTGPRLETPLIPVSFILRSGSPVLAVLATMGNLSVLTLWAARQPGQSRRRRTLATGRPRALPPAAGAPDADRARPAGADVRPACAAAHTAPQAARAATTHGSTAAAPAVAPRILPARDADRQATILSYVGHDLRAPLAIISGYIRLLRQAAAPAQHAYLDVIERSIGHQFGLIDEVLAYSKSELQPFTLHPEEVDLPALLEELAHFGIALCAHQRNTFEYLPAPTLPARVWLDGKRLRQAVLNLLGNAAKFTTEGTVRLEARLRRHADRQAELELGVFNNGAHIAAEDQAGIFAAFRQLHRRESGLGLGLFIVERIANGMGGTVQLESSPERGNRFSLVIPITLIGPSVVATRPMGRTPAYAAAAPQLEAPPLAARLVLSRLARDGELSEIENWVVETRVLYPRYTGFYDEVAKCVETFDMECLQRLALQGTTGPAAEA; this is encoded by the coding sequence ATGGCGACCCACGCGGGCGCCGCCGACATGCTGCCCCTGCCCAGCGCCCAGGAATTCGCCCTTCCCCTCCGTTCCTCCGCCATGGTCTACGAAGACCGTACCGGCACACTCGACTTCGACCAAGTACGAAAACTCGCAGACGAGAACCCGGATTTTTTTCACCCGGCGGAAAGCAGAATGCGAACGAACACGCACCCGCATTCCGCCTGGTGGCTGAGCATCGCGATGACCAATACCACCGGCGCGGCGCGGCGCCTGGTGCTGGTGGCAGGCGCGCCACATCTCGAGAATGTCGATTTCTACCTACGGCAAGGGAATGAAATCCGGCACGCCAGGGCCGGCACGCTGGTGCCTATCCTGCAGCAGGCGGATCTAGGCCGCTTTCCCATCCTCCCTTTCGTGATGGCGCCCGGCGAAACGGTATCGGTGTGGGTAAAAATCAAAAGCCATAGCCCCTCTGCACTGAACCCGGTGCTGTACACCTCGCGCCTGTACAGCGCGGCCGTCACGATGACCACCAGTGCGGACGGCGTCCTGGTCGGCGTGGCCGGCGCACTGGTCTGGTGCATGCTGCTGGCCGGCGTCATCACGCGGCGAGGTCAATTCGTATGGATAGCCGTGATTGCCGCAGCGGCGCTGTGGCGTGAGGCCACGGCCCGCGAATACCTGCAACGCCTGTTATGGCCGCTGGACGGCACCTGGGGCTATCGGCTTGAACTGACGCTGGACGTCGTCTACCTGGTGCTATGCGCGATGTTCGTGCGCAGCGCGGCGCGCCGCGACACTGCCCCGATACCCGGTGCGCGGGTGTATCCCGCCGTGGCCGCGATGCTGGCCGGATGCCTGCTGCTGGCCATGCTGCTGCCTCGCGGTCCCGCACGGTTGCCACTGCCTGTTGCCGTCGGGCTGTTCCAGGCGCTGTGCTGCGCGTTCGCGGCATACATGCTGGTATCGGCCATGCTGCTGGCGCGGCGTGCGCGCACCGCGCTGTCCCCGCCGCTGCCACGGGGAGCGAGCTCCACCGCCCTGCTGCTGGGCTTGTCCGCCTGCTTCATCGCCGCCGATGGCCTCATCAGGACGACGGGTCCACGCCTGGAAACGCCGCTGATCCCCGTTTCATTCATCCTGCGTTCCGGCTCGCCGGTCCTGGCGGTATTGGCGACGATGGGCAACCTGAGCGTGCTGACGCTGTGGGCGGCGCGTCAACCGGGACAATCGCGACGACGGCGCACCCTGGCGACCGGCCGCCCACGCGCCCTGCCGCCCGCCGCCGGCGCGCCGGATGCGGATCGCGCACGGCCCGCGGGGGCGGACGTCCGGCCCGCATGCGCCGCGGCCCACACGGCGCCCCAGGCTGCCCGCGCCGCGACGACGCATGGATCGACGGCGGCTGCGCCGGCCGTAGCGCCGCGCATCCTGCCCGCGCGGGATGCCGACCGCCAAGCCACGATCCTGAGCTATGTCGGCCATGACCTGCGCGCGCCGCTGGCCATCATCAGCGGCTATATCCGGCTGTTGCGGCAAGCGGCCGCGCCGGCACAGCATGCCTACCTGGACGTGATCGAACGCAGCATCGGCCATCAGTTCGGCCTGATCGACGAGGTACTCGCCTACAGCAAATCAGAGCTGCAGCCCTTCACACTGCATCCTGAGGAAGTCGATCTTCCGGCGTTGCTGGAGGAGCTGGCGCACTTCGGCATCGCACTGTGCGCACATCAACGGAACACCTTCGAATACCTGCCCGCGCCGACGCTGCCCGCCCGGGTCTGGCTGGACGGGAAGCGGTTGCGGCAAGCGGTGCTGAACCTGCTGGGCAACGCCGCGAAATTCACCACCGAAGGCACGGTACGTCTGGAAGCGCGATTACGGCGCCACGCCGACCGGCAGGCCGAGCTTGAACTTGGCGTATTCAATAACGGAGCTCACATCGCGGCCGAAGACCAGGCCGGGATTTTCGCCGCGTTCAGGCAGCTACACCGCCGCGAATCGGGCCTGGGGCTGGGCCTGTTCATCGTCGAACGCATCGCCAACGGGATGGGCGGCACCGTCCAGCTGGAAAGCTCACCGGAGCGCGGCAACCGGTTCTCGTTGGTCATCCCCATCACACTGATCGGGCCGTCCGTCGTCGCCACCCGCCCGATGGGCCGCACGCCGGCGTACGCGGCAGCCGCGCCCCAGCTGGAGGCGCCGCCCCTTGCGGCGCGGCTGGTCCTGTCCCGGCTCGCGCGCGACGGCGAGCTGTCCGAAATCGAGAACTGGGTCGTCGAGACGCGCGTGCTGTACCCGCGCTACACGGGTTTCTACGACGAAGTCGCCAAGTGCGTGGAGACCTTCGATATGGAGTGCCTGCAGCGGCTGGCGCTGCAAGGCACGACGGGCCCGGCGGCGGAGGCCTAG
- a CDS encoding (2Fe-2S)-binding protein, with product MPSSPSNPLMQRPPSGGADDGLNRPARRTFLAGIGAAGLSAGAAAHLVAEAAPQGASTTTDVPLNHHPAASAPEGTVPMRLSVNGQDHELNLDPRTTLLDALREHLQLTGTKKGCDHGQCGACTVHVNGRRVNSCLSFAAAHEGDTITTVEGLGQPGRLHPMQAAFVAHDSYQCGYCTSGQIMSAVAMMREPWGPADADVREAMSGNICRCGAYPNIVAAIQDVRRKA from the coding sequence ATGCCTTCTTCCCCCAGCAACCCCTTAATGCAACGGCCGCCGTCCGGCGGTGCCGATGACGGCTTGAACCGTCCGGCGCGACGCACTTTCCTGGCCGGCATCGGCGCGGCGGGTCTTTCCGCCGGCGCGGCGGCGCATCTGGTCGCCGAGGCGGCCCCGCAAGGCGCGTCCACCACGACCGATGTCCCCCTGAACCATCACCCGGCCGCGAGTGCGCCGGAAGGAACTGTCCCCATGCGCTTGTCGGTGAACGGCCAAGATCATGAACTGAATCTGGATCCCCGCACGACCCTGCTCGACGCGCTGCGCGAGCATCTTCAGTTGACCGGCACGAAGAAAGGCTGCGACCACGGGCAGTGCGGGGCCTGCACGGTGCATGTGAACGGCCGCCGGGTGAATTCCTGTTTGAGCTTCGCCGCCGCGCATGAAGGCGACACGATCACCACCGTCGAGGGCCTGGGCCAGCCCGGACGGCTCCATCCGATGCAGGCCGCGTTCGTGGCGCACGACAGCTATCAGTGTGGCTATTGCACGTCCGGCCAGATCATGTCCGCCGTGGCCATGATGCGCGAGCCGTGGGGGCCGGCGGATGCCGACGTGCGTGAAGCCATGAGCGGCAATATCTGCCGTTGCGGCGCCTACCCCAACATCGTCGCGGCCATCCAGGACGTACGGCGCAAGGCCTAG
- a CDS encoding FAD binding domain-containing protein codes for MQMFQLTRADDIQDAVRAGAAARTAQQGADIRYLAGGTTLIDLMKLDVERPVRVVDISRLALDRVEAQAAGGVRIGAMVRNADLANDETIKRDYAVLSQALLAGASAQLRNMATTGGNLLQRTRCVYFRDTAAACNKREPGSGCSAIGGYNRNLAVLGTSDHCIASNPSDMNVAMMALEATVHIQGVQGTRTVPIGEFYTLPGDTPDREHVLQPGDLITHVTLPPPVPGSRSVYLKLRDRASYEFALASAAVVVAVGQGVISHVRVALGGVGTRPWRSTEAEAALQGKAPGEQAFRAAADAALKDARPQSQNAFKLELARRCLVHALKQATQAA; via the coding sequence ATGCAAATGTTCCAACTGACGCGCGCCGACGATATCCAGGACGCCGTGCGCGCCGGCGCCGCCGCGCGTACCGCGCAGCAGGGCGCGGACATCCGCTACCTGGCGGGCGGCACGACATTGATCGATCTGATGAAGCTGGACGTGGAGCGCCCGGTCCGTGTGGTCGACATCAGCCGCCTGGCCCTGGACCGCGTCGAAGCGCAGGCGGCCGGCGGCGTTCGCATCGGCGCCATGGTGCGCAATGCCGACCTGGCCAATGACGAAACGATCAAGCGCGACTATGCGGTGCTGTCGCAGGCGCTGCTCGCCGGCGCGTCGGCGCAGCTGCGCAACATGGCCACCACGGGCGGCAATCTGCTACAGCGCACGCGCTGCGTGTACTTTCGCGATACGGCGGCCGCGTGCAACAAGCGCGAGCCGGGCTCAGGCTGTTCGGCCATCGGCGGCTACAACCGCAATCTGGCCGTGCTCGGCACGAGCGACCACTGCATCGCCAGCAATCCGTCGGATATGAATGTGGCCATGATGGCGCTGGAGGCCACGGTGCACATCCAAGGCGTGCAAGGCACGCGGACGGTTCCGATCGGCGAGTTCTATACCTTGCCGGGCGACACGCCGGATCGTGAGCACGTCCTGCAGCCGGGGGATCTCATCACGCACGTGACCCTGCCGCCCCCGGTCCCCGGCAGCCGCTCGGTTTATCTCAAGCTGCGCGATCGCGCGTCGTATGAATTCGCGCTGGCATCGGCCGCGGTCGTCGTCGCGGTCGGCCAGGGCGTGATTTCGCATGTGCGCGTGGCGCTGGGGGGTGTCGGGACGCGGCCGTGGCGATCGACCGAGGCGGAAGCTGCCCTGCAGGGGAAGGCGCCCGGCGAGCAGGCATTTCGGGCGGCCGCCGATGCGGCCTTGAAGGACGCGCGGCCGCAAAGCCAGAACGCGTTCAAGCTAGAGCTGGCACGGCGCTGCCTGGTCCATGCCCTGAAACAGGCCACGCAGGCCGCGTAA